One genomic region from bacterium encodes:
- a CDS encoding LarC family nickel insertion protein, whose product MRIAFIDCTSGISGDMVLGALLDAGLSLTVLKNELAKLPIREPFELSIRQIRRGGVYGIRIEVVCREKQTHRHLHDIEAIIGESSLDATCKDQAMKVFTNIGEAEAVVHKTSVEKVHLHEVGAIDSILDVVGCVIALHKLGIEKIYTTPIALGGGTVECSHGIIPVPVPATVELLRNYPVIRNENISGELCTPTGAALVKALSSGVEEEIPMLIRAVGYGAGSKQFDGILDLLSVTIGDM is encoded by the coding sequence ATGAGAATAGCGTTTATTGACTGCACTTCGGGTATCAGCGGCGATATGGTGCTTGGCGCACTGCTTGACGCCGGATTGTCATTAACCGTATTGAAAAACGAACTGGCCAAACTGCCGATACGTGAGCCGTTTGAATTGTCCATACGTCAGATTCGGCGCGGCGGCGTTTACGGAATAAGAATCGAAGTTGTTTGTCGCGAAAAGCAAACTCACCGGCATTTGCACGATATTGAAGCGATCATCGGAGAAAGTTCTCTTGATGCGACATGTAAAGATCAGGCGATGAAAGTTTTTACCAACATTGGAGAAGCCGAAGCGGTTGTTCATAAAACGTCGGTTGAAAAAGTTCATCTGCATGAAGTTGGCGCCATAGATTCAATCCTCGACGTGGTAGGGTGCGTGATCGCCCTTCACAAGCTGGGCATAGAAAAAATTTACACCACGCCGATCGCACTGGGCGGAGGAACGGTCGAATGTTCTCATGGTATTATCCCGGTCCCGGTTCCGGCAACCGTAGAACTACTCAGAAATTATCCGGTTATCCGCAACGAGAATATTTCGGGTGAATTATGTACTCCGACCGGAGCCGCGCTCGTGAAAGCTCTTTCTTCAGGTGTGGAAGAGGAAATCCCCATGCTCATACGCGCAGTGGGCTACGGAGCGGGGAGTAAGCAATTTGATGGAATTTTGGATCTGCTGTCCGTTACTATCGGGGATATGTAG